In the genome of Rhodoplanes sp. Z2-YC6860, one region contains:
- a CDS encoding TRAP transporter large permease gives MTTALPMLILVLSLLAGVPIAVALAGSGMFGIWLITGDVTKMMNIIGLVPFSTVADYQLTTIPMFILMAYFSASSGLARDLYNAAASWLSHFKGGLAIATVFACGIFGAMSGASTAAASVMAKIAMPEMRRHGYSEELAAGSIGVGATLDILIPPSIAMVIYGIATQTSIGKLLVAGVVPGIMVGVLLAVMIYVWVAISPHHAPATFRTPMPERIASLKRVWPSLLLILLVLLLLYTGIATPTEIGALGAFLAAVIGALFGRLTWAESVGALKQTIRTSAMIFLILIGATIFGYYMTLSRIPQEVVTMVSGMNLNRWVIIIGIVVAYFVISMFMDEIPLLLLTLQLTFPLITSLGFDPIWFGVLSMMMVAMGLVFPPVGLIAFVVSATAGVDLMKVYKGTSVLMLAIVITTVLLMIFPQIALWLPQTMR, from the coding sequence ATGACCACTGCACTTCCCATGCTGATCCTGGTGCTGTCCTTATTGGCCGGCGTCCCCATTGCCGTGGCGCTGGCCGGCTCCGGCATGTTCGGCATCTGGCTGATCACCGGCGACGTCACCAAGATGATGAACATCATCGGTCTCGTGCCGTTCAGCACGGTCGCGGACTATCAGCTCACCACGATCCCGATGTTCATTCTGATGGCCTATTTCTCGGCCTCGAGCGGGCTCGCGCGCGATCTCTACAACGCGGCAGCCTCCTGGCTGTCGCATTTCAAGGGCGGGCTTGCGATCGCCACCGTGTTCGCCTGCGGCATCTTCGGCGCCATGTCGGGCGCCAGCACGGCCGCGGCTTCGGTGATGGCCAAGATCGCCATGCCGGAAATGCGCCGCCACGGCTATTCGGAAGAACTCGCCGCGGGCTCGATCGGCGTCGGCGCGACGCTCGACATTCTCATTCCGCCGAGCATCGCCATGGTGATCTATGGCATCGCCACGCAAACCTCGATCGGCAAGCTGCTGGTCGCAGGCGTTGTGCCGGGCATCATGGTCGGCGTGCTGCTCGCCGTGATGATCTACGTCTGGGTGGCGATCAGCCCGCATCACGCGCCGGCAACCTTCCGCACGCCGATGCCGGAGCGCATCGCAAGCCTCAAGCGCGTCTGGCCGAGCCTTCTGTTGATCCTGCTCGTGCTGCTGCTCCTCTACACCGGCATCGCGACACCCACGGAAATCGGTGCGCTCGGCGCGTTCCTTGCCGCTGTGATCGGCGCGCTGTTCGGGCGGCTTACCTGGGCCGAATCCGTCGGCGCGCTGAAGCAGACCATCCGCACCTCGGCGATGATCTTCCTGATCCTGATCGGCGCGACCATCTTCGGCTACTACATGACCTTGAGCCGCATCCCGCAGGAGGTGGTGACGATGGTCAGCGGCATGAACCTCAACCGCTGGGTCATCATCATCGGCATCGTGGTCGCCTACTTCGTCATCAGCATGTTCATGGACGAGATCCCGCTGCTGCTGCTGACGCTGCAGCTGACCTTCCCGCTGATCACGTCGCTCGGCTTCGACCCGATCTGGTTCGGCGTACTGTCGATGATGATGGTGGCGATGGGCTTGGTGTTCCCGCCCGTGGGCCTGATCGCCTTCGTGGTCAGCGCCACCGCAGGCGTCGATCTGATGAAGGTCTATAAGGGCACCAGCGTGCTGATGCTGGCGATCGTCATCACCACGGTGCTGCTGATGATCTTCCCGCAGATCGCGTTGTGGCTGCCGCAGACCATGCGGTGA
- a CDS encoding fumarylacetoacetate hydrolase family protein — translation MKLVLFQSAGNAEVAPGLMTDRGIVDISGAVRKGTTPQLTMQGIIDDFDSLRPTLEKLAKDGAAVAADKVQLKAPLPRPGKILCCIANYWEHAQREARPLNMFMKNPDAVIGPGDTIVLPEYTVPWAFMHEAELALVMKGPAKMVKAADWKKAVFGYTSLIDVSAREQGRRTWPATPLTSWLGKSFDTFAPIGPCIATADEVKDPNDLVIRFWNDGQLRHNYNTDDMEHRVPELVEWATTVMTMNSGDLIACGTNHEGLGFLQDGETVDIEVVGIGKMSLKVRDPLKRSWERGVYMGVDSTNPDAVKRHRPQGGPTATGAI, via the coding sequence GTGAAGCTTGTGCTGTTTCAGTCGGCGGGGAACGCCGAGGTCGCTCCTGGCCTGATGACCGACCGGGGCATCGTCGACATTTCGGGCGCGGTGCGGAAGGGCACGACGCCGCAGCTCACGATGCAGGGCATTATCGACGACTTCGATAGCCTGCGGCCAACGCTCGAAAAGCTCGCCAAGGACGGCGCGGCCGTTGCGGCCGACAAGGTGCAGCTCAAGGCGCCACTGCCGCGGCCCGGCAAGATCCTCTGCTGCATCGCCAACTATTGGGAGCACGCCCAACGCGAGGCGCGGCCGCTCAACATGTTCATGAAGAACCCGGACGCCGTGATCGGCCCGGGCGACACCATCGTGCTGCCGGAATACACCGTGCCGTGGGCCTTCATGCACGAAGCCGAGCTCGCGCTGGTGATGAAGGGCCCGGCCAAGATGGTAAAGGCCGCCGACTGGAAGAAGGCCGTGTTCGGCTACACCAGTCTGATCGACGTGTCGGCGCGCGAGCAGGGCCGCCGCACCTGGCCGGCAACGCCGCTGACGAGCTGGCTCGGCAAGTCGTTCGATACGTTCGCGCCGATCGGCCCGTGCATCGCCACGGCCGACGAGGTGAAGGATCCCAACGATCTCGTCATCCGCTTCTGGAACGACGGCCAGCTCCGCCACAACTACAACACCGACGACATGGAGCACCGCGTGCCGGAGCTCGTCGAATGGGCCACCACGGTGATGACGATGAATTCGGGCGATCTGATCGCCTGCGGCACCAATCACGAAGGCCTGGGCTTCCTGCAGGACGGCGAGACCGTGGACATCGAGGTGGTCGGCATCGGCAAGATGTCGCTGAAGGTGCGCGATCCGCTGAAGCGCAGCTGGGAGCGCGGCGTCTATATGGGCGTCGACTCGACCAATCCGGATGCCGTGAAGCGGCATCGCCCGCAAGGCGGTCCGACCGCGACGGGAGCGATTTGA
- a CDS encoding AprI/Inh family metalloprotease inhibitor has translation MAFAAPLAAQQAADPPVTMPDPPVTMPDAPTADAPPPAAPRTVVGTWEFSNADREKTCSITLRNEANRVGKRVEFDPACLNLFPFVKDVVAWQYSENDFLKLLDAQGASVLEFNEVESGIFEAPKPGEGIMFIQNASSLGPAPKTAEQITGEWSVIRRTGRAICGLSLTSTPSGEEFALRIQPGCDPVITRFAPVTWQMDRGEIVLRAANGQSWRFEEGEDGGKWQRVPQTANPLLMVRK, from the coding sequence ATGGCATTCGCCGCACCGCTGGCCGCGCAGCAGGCGGCCGATCCACCGGTGACGATGCCCGATCCGCCGGTGACCATGCCGGATGCGCCAACGGCCGACGCGCCGCCACCCGCGGCGCCGCGCACCGTGGTCGGCACCTGGGAATTTTCCAACGCCGACCGCGAAAAGACCTGTTCGATCACCTTGCGCAACGAGGCGAACCGCGTCGGCAAGCGCGTCGAATTCGATCCGGCTTGCTTGAACCTGTTTCCGTTCGTGAAGGACGTGGTCGCCTGGCAGTACAGCGAAAATGATTTTCTGAAACTGCTCGACGCACAGGGCGCCTCAGTTCTGGAGTTCAACGAAGTCGAAAGCGGCATCTTCGAAGCGCCGAAGCCGGGCGAGGGCATCATGTTCATCCAGAACGCCTCGTCGCTTGGGCCCGCTCCGAAGACCGCCGAGCAGATCACCGGCGAATGGTCGGTGATCCGCCGCACCGGCCGCGCGATCTGCGGGCTATCGCTGACCAGTACGCCGTCCGGCGAGGAGTTCGCGCTGCGCATCCAGCCGGGCTGCGATCCGGTGATCACGCGCTTCGCGCCGGTGACTTGGCAGATGGACCGCGGCGAGATCGTGCTGCGCGCCGCGAACGGCCAGTCCTGGCGCTTCGAGGAAGGCGAAGACGGCGGCAAATGGCAGCGCGTGCCGCAGACCGCCAATCCGCTGCTGATGGTGCGGAAGTAA
- a CDS encoding TRAP transporter small permease, whose translation MNDNMEFLGKVLQRCELALLYLGVLANFAMMCLTSADAFSRYLFNAPILGALEITEKYLMVASIFLGLSYAYRGGLFIRVTFLVDRLSGNAKLAADYFAHVVSLAFCVFMVFATGQQALRGLSDETELSTLPIRVGPAYSFVLIGFLALTVIMLIDITRVRSGQSMLLSQEAPSAT comes from the coding sequence TTGAACGACAACATGGAATTCCTCGGCAAGGTGCTGCAGCGTTGCGAGCTGGCGCTGCTCTATCTCGGTGTGCTCGCGAACTTCGCGATGATGTGTCTGACCTCGGCGGACGCATTCAGCCGCTACCTGTTCAATGCTCCCATTCTCGGCGCGCTTGAGATCACCGAGAAATATCTGATGGTGGCGTCGATCTTTCTCGGCCTGTCCTATGCGTATCGCGGCGGGCTGTTCATCCGCGTGACCTTCCTGGTCGACCGGCTGTCCGGCAACGCCAAGCTTGCGGCCGACTACTTCGCCCACGTGGTGAGCCTGGCGTTCTGCGTGTTCATGGTGTTCGCCACCGGCCAGCAGGCGCTGCGCGGTTTGAGCGATGAAACCGAACTCAGCACGCTGCCCATACGGGTGGGCCCGGCCTATAGCTTCGTGCTGATCGGCTTCCTGGCGCTCACAGTGATCATGCTCATCGACATCACGCGGGTGCGGAGCGGGCAATCCATGCTGCTGTCACAAGAGGCGCCGTCCGCCACCTGA
- a CDS encoding 2-hydroxyacid dehydrogenase — MSDKADVVLIGVPKKLIVDGLSGPFNLHVLPKGGDAETIIGKVGGNVRAAAVTGAPDTMRADVMARFPKLEMVSSFGVGYDNIDVKYAVDHKIVVCNTPEVLNEEVADTALGLLLCTVREFSRAERFLRAGKWVQGQYPLSRATLRDRTVGMIGLGRIGRAIARRLEGFGVPVVYHSRNPQAGVSYKYYGKLVDMARDVDTLIAITPGGPSTKHLINAEVLAALGPRGIVINMSRGTVVDDAALIKALRDKTIHSAGLDVFVNEPEVPKEYMEMDNIVLFPHLGSSSVFTRQKMEQLVVDNLLAWGAGKPLLSPVPETPWPPQKRS; from the coding sequence ATGTCGGACAAAGCCGATGTGGTGCTGATCGGAGTGCCGAAGAAGCTGATCGTCGACGGCCTCAGCGGGCCGTTCAATCTGCATGTGCTGCCGAAGGGCGGCGATGCCGAAACGATCATCGGCAAGGTCGGCGGCAACGTCCGCGCCGCGGCGGTGACCGGCGCGCCCGACACCATGCGGGCCGATGTGATGGCGCGCTTCCCCAAGCTCGAAATGGTCTCGAGCTTCGGCGTCGGCTACGACAACATCGACGTGAAGTACGCGGTCGATCACAAGATCGTCGTGTGCAACACGCCCGAGGTGCTGAACGAGGAGGTCGCCGACACCGCGCTGGGGCTTCTGCTTTGCACCGTACGCGAGTTCTCGCGGGCCGAGCGCTTTCTGCGCGCCGGCAAATGGGTGCAGGGCCAGTATCCGCTGAGCCGTGCCACACTGCGCGACCGCACCGTCGGCATGATCGGTCTTGGGCGCATCGGCAGGGCGATCGCGCGTCGGCTCGAAGGCTTCGGCGTGCCGGTGGTCTATCACAGCCGCAATCCGCAGGCCGGCGTCAGCTACAAGTACTATGGCAAGCTCGTCGACATGGCGCGTGACGTCGACACGCTGATTGCGATCACGCCGGGCGGGCCATCGACCAAGCATCTGATCAACGCCGAGGTGCTGGCGGCGCTGGGACCGCGCGGCATCGTCATCAATATGTCACGCGGCACCGTGGTTGACGACGCGGCGCTGATCAAGGCTCTCAGGGACAAGACGATTCATTCGGCAGGTCTCGACGTGTTCGTCAATGAGCCCGAGGTGCCGAAGGAATACATGGAGATGGACAACATCGTGCTGTTCCCGCATCTCGGCTCCTCGTCGGTTTTCACCCGGCAGAAGATGGAGCAGCTCGTGGTCGACAATCTCCTGGCCTGGGGCGCTGGTAAGCCGCTGCTGTCGCCGGTGCCCGAGACACCCTGGCCGCCACAGAAGCGGTCGTGA
- a CDS encoding 4,5-dihydroxyphthalate decarboxylase → MSKLPLTLATSHYEHINELVTGRVPVEGVDLTVLMLQIEEIFFRQFNYFDFDVSEVSMAKYCSLVSQGNSPLVAIPVFPSRVPRHSSVYINRKGPVKKPEDLAGKRIGIPEWAQTASVYSRGFIQHQYGVDLASIHWVQAGVDQPGRQEKVKLKLPPGIKYESRPDKSLGGMLISGEIDAALAAHAPKCFEDGHPDIVRLFPDYLDIEMKYVKETGIYPIMHTIAFKRDVIERNPWMAVNLFRAFEEARRRSVERVLSGTSSVLPLPWAYEFMKRMQDVVGPDLMPNGVEQNRTTLEAFLQYAFEQGVLHRKLTPEELFPAQVLKSFKV, encoded by the coding sequence TTGAGCAAATTGCCTCTCACCCTGGCCACCAGCCACTACGAGCATATCAACGAGCTGGTCACCGGCCGCGTGCCGGTCGAAGGCGTCGACCTGACCGTGCTCATGCTGCAGATCGAGGAAATCTTTTTCCGGCAGTTCAACTATTTCGACTTCGACGTCTCCGAAGTCTCGATGGCGAAATACTGCTCGCTGGTGTCGCAGGGCAATTCGCCGCTCGTTGCGATCCCGGTGTTTCCGTCGCGCGTGCCGCGGCACTCGTCGGTCTATATCAATCGCAAGGGTCCGGTGAAGAAGCCGGAAGACCTCGCCGGCAAGCGCATCGGCATTCCGGAATGGGCGCAGACCGCTTCGGTCTATTCGCGCGGCTTCATCCAGCACCAATACGGCGTCGATCTCGCCTCGATCCACTGGGTCCAGGCGGGCGTCGATCAGCCTGGCCGGCAGGAAAAGGTGAAGCTGAAGCTGCCGCCCGGCATCAAATACGAGTCACGGCCGGACAAGAGCCTCGGCGGAATGCTGATCTCGGGCGAGATCGATGCGGCGCTGGCGGCGCACGCGCCGAAGTGCTTCGAGGACGGCCATCCGGATATCGTGCGGCTGTTTCCGGACTACCTCGACATCGAGATGAAATACGTCAAGGAGACCGGCATCTATCCGATCATGCACACGATCGCGTTCAAGCGTGACGTCATCGAACGCAATCCATGGATGGCGGTGAATCTGTTCCGTGCGTTCGAGGAGGCGCGGCGGCGCAGCGTCGAACGCGTGTTGTCCGGCACCAGCTCGGTTCTGCCGCTGCCGTGGGCTTACGAATTCATGAAGCGGATGCAGGACGTGGTCGGCCCGGACCTGATGCCGAACGGTGTCGAGCAGAACCGCACGACGCTGGAGGCGTTTTTGCAATACGCCTTCGAGCAGGGTGTCTTGCATCGGAAGCTGACGCCGGAAGAGCTGTTTCCGGCGCAAGTGCTGAAGAGCTTCAAGGTTTGA
- a CDS encoding NAD(P)-dependent oxidoreductase — protein MGASCPRCGGAWGRASKTPTFNPRHKTSRVTSREFGMAASTQRIGWIGMGRMGYPMAERLLKAGYDVSIWNRTRSKAEPLAKLGGKIVDKPSDLAETDIVFSIVAEGKDVEQVYFGKDGVLSGNKTPGVFVDCSTIAVEESVEIRKRLSDRKADFVCAPVSGNAKVIKAGKLSSVCSGPKAAFDKAEAMIKVFAPKGVSYVGEGELARVCKIAHNVMLGVVIQNLIEITLLVNKMGVPRHAFLSFLNNGVMGSMFTAYKSPALVNLDWTTTFTPELLRKDLDLGLALADNIDVPMPITAATRAILQMHMGHAMLQKNPEEYLAKDFATLMETMALSAGMKLESENKPVPTGLEN, from the coding sequence CTGGGAGCATCCTGCCCACGTTGCGGCGGCGCGTGGGGCCGTGCTAGCAAAACCCCAACTTTCAACCCGCGTCACAAAACATCGCGCGTCACATCAAGGGAGTTCGGCATGGCTGCAAGCACGCAACGGATAGGCTGGATCGGAATGGGCCGCATGGGCTATCCGATGGCCGAGCGGCTTCTGAAGGCCGGATATGACGTCTCCATCTGGAATCGGACGCGCTCCAAGGCCGAGCCGCTGGCCAAGCTCGGCGGCAAGATCGTCGACAAGCCGTCCGACCTCGCCGAGACCGACATCGTGTTCTCCATCGTCGCCGAGGGCAAGGATGTCGAGCAGGTCTATTTCGGCAAGGACGGCGTGCTCTCGGGCAACAAGACGCCGGGCGTGTTCGTCGACTGCTCGACCATCGCGGTCGAGGAATCGGTCGAGATCAGGAAGCGCCTGAGCGACCGCAAGGCCGACTTCGTCTGCGCGCCGGTGAGCGGCAACGCCAAGGTGATCAAGGCCGGCAAGCTCAGCTCCGTGTGCTCGGGCCCGAAGGCGGCCTTCGACAAGGCCGAGGCGATGATCAAGGTGTTCGCGCCGAAGGGCGTTTCTTACGTCGGCGAGGGCGAACTCGCCCGCGTCTGCAAGATCGCGCACAACGTGATGCTCGGCGTCGTGATCCAGAACCTGATCGAGATCACGCTGCTGGTGAACAAGATGGGCGTGCCGCGTCACGCCTTCCTGTCGTTCCTCAACAACGGCGTGATGGGCTCGATGTTCACGGCCTACAAGTCGCCGGCGCTGGTCAATCTCGACTGGACCACGACGTTCACGCCGGAGCTTCTCCGCAAGGACCTCGACCTCGGCCTCGCGCTCGCCGACAATATCGACGTACCGATGCCGATCACGGCGGCGACACGCGCGATCCTGCAGATGCACATGGGCCACGCCATGCTGCAGAAGAATCCGGAAGAGTATCTCGCCAAGGACTTCGCCACGCTGATGGAGACCATGGCGCTGTCGGCCGGCATGAAGCTCGAGAGCGAGAACAAGCCGGTGCCGACCGGATTGGAAAACTAG
- a CDS encoding amino acid ABC transporter substrate-binding protein: protein MRRATLAVIALVLSLGVITDHAQAQGGRLKTIAASKTIKIAHRTDALPFSFIDHDKEVAGYTVDVCKAVVASLQQQLKLQTLKIEWVPVTTQNRFDAIANGQADLECGASTVTLSRMKDVDFSNTIFVESTGLAVNASASVNKLQDLSGKKIAVISGTSNEKAMAAKNQEMQLNATLVPMKDRDAAVVALERGDVDAFASDKLLLYGAEFKNPQAVHALSDDLSIEPYAIALPRGDWELRLAVNTALAELFRSGDVKKIFGVWFGQLGLRPGALLESVYQLGAVAK from the coding sequence ATGCGGCGCGCCACACTGGCTGTCATTGCGCTCGTTCTCAGCCTGGGCGTCATAACGGATCATGCGCAGGCGCAAGGCGGCCGGCTGAAGACGATCGCGGCCAGCAAGACGATCAAAATCGCGCATCGCACCGACGCGTTGCCGTTCTCCTTCATCGATCACGACAAGGAGGTTGCCGGCTACACCGTCGATGTCTGCAAGGCGGTGGTCGCCTCGCTGCAGCAACAGCTCAAGCTGCAGACGCTCAAGATCGAATGGGTGCCGGTGACCACGCAGAACCGGTTCGATGCAATCGCCAATGGCCAGGCCGATCTCGAATGCGGCGCCAGCACCGTGACGCTCTCCCGCATGAAGGATGTCGACTTCTCGAACACCATCTTCGTCGAAAGCACCGGTCTGGCCGTCAATGCATCCGCCTCGGTGAACAAGCTTCAGGACCTTTCAGGCAAGAAGATCGCGGTGATCTCGGGCACCAGCAACGAAAAGGCCATGGCTGCAAAGAATCAAGAGATGCAGCTCAACGCCACGCTGGTGCCGATGAAAGACCGTGACGCGGCCGTCGTCGCGCTCGAACGCGGCGACGTTGACGCCTTTGCCAGCGACAAGCTGCTGCTGTACGGCGCGGAGTTCAAGAACCCGCAGGCTGTGCACGCGCTGTCCGATGACCTTTCGATCGAACCCTATGCGATCGCGCTGCCGCGCGGCGATTGGGAGCTCAGGCTCGCCGTCAACACGGCGCTTGCCGAGCTTTTCCGCAGCGGCGATGTCAAAAAGATCTTCGGCGTGTGGTTCGGCCAGCTGGGGCTCCGGCCAGGCGCACTCCTCGAATCGGTCTATCAGCTCGGGGCCGTAGCGAAGTAA
- a CDS encoding RMD1 family protein, whose product MTDGPTQPRNILTARALMLGDRIDTVGLERNDVLSTQPLAFRTGSGGIVTLYRYGVAVLIGMSALEEDEVIRQLEGRIIRPTKRREEESTRIEVAPDKDEQILPGGTVVLKTLTNEHALLIADALATSVILAHDERNVAAVFDVIEPLARQLAERGRTPGSRRSILKHIGNALLVQQRVSGLVAVAEKPDVLWERPQLERLYARLEDEYELKERADVLTRKLTVISDTAQALADIIDTERSLRLEFIIVILILFEILIAGYQILWLHSPA is encoded by the coding sequence ATGACCGATGGACCGACCCAGCCCAGGAATATCCTGACCGCGCGGGCACTGATGCTCGGCGACCGTATCGACACGGTCGGGCTCGAACGCAACGACGTGCTCTCGACCCAGCCGCTGGCGTTTCGCACCGGCAGCGGCGGCATCGTCACGCTCTATCGTTATGGCGTGGCGGTGCTGATCGGCATGTCGGCGCTGGAGGAGGATGAGGTCATCCGCCAGCTCGAAGGGCGGATCATCCGGCCGACCAAGCGGCGCGAGGAAGAATCGACGCGCATCGAGGTCGCACCCGACAAGGACGAACAGATCCTGCCGGGCGGCACGGTGGTGCTGAAAACGCTGACCAACGAGCACGCCTTGCTGATCGCCGACGCGCTCGCGACCAGCGTGATCCTCGCTCATGACGAACGCAACGTCGCGGCAGTGTTCGACGTGATCGAGCCGCTGGCGCGGCAACTGGCCGAGCGCGGCCGCACGCCGGGCAGCCGCCGCTCCATCCTCAAGCACATCGGCAATGCGTTGCTGGTGCAGCAGCGCGTTTCGGGGCTCGTGGCGGTCGCCGAAAAGCCCGACGTATTGTGGGAACGGCCGCAGCTCGAACGGCTCTATGCCCGGCTGGAAGACGAATACGAGTTGAAGGAGCGCGCCGATGTGCTCACCCGAAAGCTCACGGTGATCTCCGACACCGCCCAGGCGCTGGCCGATATCATCGACACCGAGCGCTCGCTGCGGCTCGAATTCATCATCGTCATCCTGATCCTGTTCGAGATTCTGATCGCCGGTTATCAGATTTTGTGGCTACACTCGCCCGCATAG
- a CDS encoding GlcG/HbpS family heme-binding protein, whose amino-acid sequence MRQKPALTSADAHKMMDACKAEAQKNKWNVAIAIVDDSGSVILLERLDGCGAISSDVAVKKAQTAALTKRPTKFFEDRVKERPGFVTFPTPGVMFQGGLPLVHQNECVGAIGVSGVQSHEDEQVAQAGVNVLG is encoded by the coding sequence ATGCGTCAGAAGCCCGCCCTCACCTCCGCCGATGCCCACAAGATGATGGATGCCTGCAAGGCCGAGGCCCAGAAGAACAAATGGAATGTCGCCATCGCGATCGTCGACGACAGCGGCTCGGTGATCCTGCTGGAGCGGCTCGACGGCTGCGGCGCGATCAGCTCGGACGTGGCGGTGAAGAAGGCGCAGACCGCGGCGCTGACCAAGCGGCCGACCAAGTTCTTCGAGGACCGGGTCAAAGAGCGGCCGGGCTTCGTCACCTTCCCGACGCCGGGCGTGATGTTCCAGGGCGGGCTCCCGCTCGTGCATCAGAACGAGTGCGTCGGTGCGATCGGTGTGTCCGGCGTGCAGTCGCACGAGGACGAGCAGGTCGCTCAGGCCGGCGTGAACGTGTTGGGTTGA
- a CDS encoding TRAP transporter substrate-binding protein has translation MIRKLLPAALAMAAALALTTAVPAQEVKLTLADQNSPTGWGPSHALYPWVKQVEEASKGKIKIEVFASQTLIKGIDMWKGIKSGIADIGWCVQGYWPEQTPLSDVMSLPFMPIKTAEQGGEILWKLYEKFPSIQKEYGEIQPLVLYTTSPNFLITANSKKLVKTMEDLKGLKIRTLGGPPIEMAKALGASPAVLPMPDMYQALDKGVFDGAAVPWEAIHGFRLYEVARNITMAPFYSSYFSLCANRQKIQSLPKEARDALMSVSALPGSKFWGKNFFDSAEGGVEERVKAAGITLNRYDVPTDELARWKKVAGEPIWEEWVKKMEGKGHKDARDILNTALELANAKN, from the coding sequence GTGATCCGAAAGCTTTTACCGGCGGCGCTTGCCATGGCCGCCGCGCTCGCGCTGACCACGGCGGTTCCGGCGCAAGAGGTCAAGCTCACGCTGGCCGATCAGAACTCGCCGACCGGCTGGGGCCCGTCGCACGCGCTCTATCCGTGGGTCAAGCAGGTCGAGGAGGCGAGCAAAGGCAAGATCAAGATCGAGGTGTTCGCGTCGCAGACCCTGATCAAGGGCATCGACATGTGGAAGGGCATCAAGAGCGGCATCGCCGACATCGGCTGGTGCGTGCAAGGCTACTGGCCCGAGCAGACGCCGCTGTCCGACGTGATGTCGCTGCCGTTCATGCCGATCAAGACCGCCGAGCAGGGCGGCGAGATTCTGTGGAAGCTCTACGAGAAATTCCCATCGATCCAGAAGGAGTACGGCGAGATCCAGCCGCTGGTGCTCTACACCACATCGCCGAACTTCCTGATCACCGCGAACTCCAAGAAGCTCGTAAAGACCATGGAGGATCTCAAGGGTCTCAAGATCAGGACACTCGGCGGCCCGCCGATCGAGATGGCCAAGGCGCTTGGCGCCTCGCCGGCCGTGCTGCCGATGCCTGACATGTATCAGGCGCTCGACAAGGGCGTGTTCGACGGCGCAGCGGTGCCGTGGGAGGCGATCCACGGTTTCCGGCTCTATGAGGTGGCGCGGAACATCACCATGGCGCCGTTCTATTCGTCGTACTTCTCGCTCTGCGCCAACCGCCAGAAAATCCAGAGCCTGCCGAAAGAGGCGCGCGATGCGCTTATGAGCGTCAGCGCCCTGCCGGGTTCGAAGTTCTGGGGCAAGAACTTCTTCGACAGCGCCGAAGGTGGTGTCGAAGAGCGCGTGAAGGCCGCGGGCATCACGCTCAACCGCTACGACGTGCCGACCGATGAGTTGGCGCGCTGGAAGAAGGTCGCCGGCGAGCCGATCTGGGAAGAGTGGGTCAAGAAGATGGAAGGCAAGGGCCACAAGGACGCGCGCGACATCCTCAACACCGCGCTGGAACTGGCCAACGCCAAGAACTGA